The Arachis hypogaea cultivar Tifrunner chromosome 19, arahy.Tifrunner.gnm2.J5K5, whole genome shotgun sequence genome has a window encoding:
- the LOC112778640 gene encoding uncharacterized protein, producing MVKELKRKHRLDMLGLVETKRQLVTRFDVLKIWRNGCAEWEYVESDGVSGGLLLMWDDGFFKMGNCYKGERWLCVEGILTENSINCAFFLVYGAHTRDEKRVVWEELSYIGGLCPGACCFLGDFNEIRQVEERRALESLPLSAQDYKNWIHDMGLVDLPISDRKFIWFRGQSCSRIDRVLVSLKWLEAFPETRLRGGPRGLSDHYPIIVEEKRLRDGSRPFRSLDSWFTHEGFLRMVREEWKWLGEVQFTDKLKALTVPLGKWHKDNFGDMDKKILKFEEEIQKIDDMVGNGSYDGTVEARKKALVTCCGKWYVRKELHWKQMSRSRHAKDMDKSTRYFHNLASVRRRNNRIDTLVINGRLVRNQAKIKITIREFYKDLYHQERSLEVGFRDGLVERISEEDSLALELLSSPEKVKEAVWDYCESSKAPRCDGYNMNFIKKCWTDIGSDFTAAVLGFF from the coding sequence atggtgaaagAACTTAAGAGAAAACATAGGTTAGATATGTTAGGTTTGGTAGAGACTAAAAGACAGTTAGTGACAAGGTTTgatgttttgaaaatttggaggaacGGTTGTGCGGAGTGGGAGTATGTGGAGTCTGATGGTGTATCTGGTGGGTTGTTACTAATGTGGGATGATGGTTTCTTTAAAATGGGAAATTGCTATAAAGGTGAGCGATGGCTATGTGTTGAAGGGATACTGACAGAGAATTCTATTAACTGTGCGTTTTTCTTGGTTTATGGTGCTCACACTAGAGATGAGAAACGTGTTGTGTGGGAGGAGCTGAGTTACATAGGTGGTTTATGTCCAGGTGCCTGTTGTTTTCTGGGGGACTTTAACGAGATTAGACAAGTGGAAGAAAGGCGAGCCTTAGAAAGCTTACCTTTGTCGGCACAAGACTATAAGAATTGGATACACGACATGGGTTTGGTAGACCTGCCGATTTCAGACCGTAAGTTTATATGGTTTAGAGGACAGTCATGCAGCCGTATTGACCGAGTTTTGGTTAGTTTGAAATGGCTGGAGGCATTTCCAGAGACTCGTTTGAGAGGCGGTCCACGGGGTTTGTCAGATCACTACCCTATCATAGTAGAAGAGAAGAGGCTAAGAGATGGATCGAGGCCGTTCCGAAGTCTGGATTCATGGTTTACTCATGAAGGATTCTTAAGGATGGTCAGGGAGGAATGGAAATGGTTGGGAGAGGTACAATTCACCGATAAACTGAAGGCGTTGACGGTTCCTTTGGGGAAATGGCATAAGGACAACTTTGGTGATATGGACaagaaaattttgaagtttgaggaagagattCAGAAGATTGATGACATGGTCGGTAATGGGAGTTATGATGGGACGGTGGAAGCAAGAAAAAAGGCGTTAGTTACTTGTTGCGGGAAATGGTATGTGAGGAAAGAAttacattggaagcagatgtcaaGGTCGAGGCATGCAAAGGACATGGATAAAAGTACGAGATACTTCCACAACTTAGCTTCTGTGAGACGGAgaaataataggattgatacgTTAGTTATTAATGGAAGATTGGTAAGGAATCAAGCTAAGATTAAAATTACCATCAGGGAGTTTTATAAAGACTTATATCATCAAGAGAGGTCTCTTGAGGTGGGCTTCAGAGATGGTCTGGTGGAAAGGATCAGCGAGGAAGATTCTCTTGCTTTAGAGTTACTATCGTCACCCGAAAAGGTTAAAGAGGCAGTGTGGGATTATTGTGAATCGTCCAAGGCTCCAAGATGTGACGGTTACaacatgaacttcataaagaagTGTTGGACTGATATAGGCTCGGATTTCACGGCAGCGGTATTGGGCTTTTTCTAA